The Opitutus sp. ER46 genome has a window encoding:
- a CDS encoding NAD-dependent epimerase/dehydratase family protein, which yields MTTLVTGAAGFIGRHVVEALGRQKDARIFAYDVNSSAEVLEEGLRSADVIVHLAGVNRPKDPKEFETGNTGFTEEICAKLKAFGRKPTIIMTSSIQAALDNPYGVSKLKAEEALGAWARESGGRAIVFRLKNVFGKWCRPNYNSVTATFCHNIAHDLPISISDPARVLELVYIDDVIAAVLGAASETNSGGKLEYREVETFYRVTLGDLAAKIQSFRESRRSLVLPSFEEEFTRRLYATYLSYFDGPQFGYALEQKTDPRGCLAEFMKSAQFGQIFVSRTKPGITRGNHYHHTKTEKFLVVEGDAVIRFRHVENNEVIEHRVSGHEFRVVDIPPGYVHSIENVGTTELVTLFWASEIFDPQRPDCYFTNVIR from the coding sequence ATGACCACTCTCGTTACCGGCGCCGCGGGCTTCATCGGCCGGCATGTTGTCGAGGCGCTCGGACGCCAGAAGGACGCGCGCATCTTCGCCTACGACGTCAACTCCAGCGCTGAGGTCCTCGAGGAGGGGCTGCGCAGCGCCGACGTGATCGTGCATCTCGCCGGCGTCAATCGGCCGAAGGATCCGAAGGAGTTCGAGACCGGCAACACCGGCTTCACCGAGGAGATCTGCGCGAAACTGAAGGCGTTCGGACGCAAGCCGACGATCATCATGACGTCGTCCATCCAGGCCGCCCTCGATAATCCATACGGGGTCAGCAAGCTTAAGGCTGAGGAGGCGCTCGGGGCCTGGGCGAGAGAGTCCGGCGGTCGGGCGATCGTCTTCCGGCTCAAGAATGTCTTCGGCAAGTGGTGCCGGCCCAACTACAACTCCGTCACGGCGACGTTCTGTCACAACATCGCCCACGACCTGCCGATCAGCATCTCCGATCCCGCGCGGGTGCTGGAGTTGGTGTACATCGATGATGTCATCGCCGCCGTGCTTGGCGCGGCGTCAGAGACGAACAGCGGCGGCAAGCTGGAGTACCGCGAGGTGGAGACCTTCTATCGGGTCACCCTCGGTGACCTGGCCGCGAAGATTCAGTCGTTCCGCGAGTCGCGGCGGTCGCTGGTCCTGCCGTCGTTCGAAGAGGAGTTCACCCGACGGCTCTATGCCACGTACCTGAGTTACTTCGATGGTCCGCAATTCGGCTACGCGTTGGAGCAAAAGACCGATCCGCGCGGTTGCCTGGCGGAGTTCATGAAGTCGGCCCAGTTTGGCCAAATCTTCGTCTCCCGGACCAAGCCTGGCATCACCCGCGGCAATCACTACCATCACACCAAGACGGAGAAGTTCTTGGTGGTCGAAGGCGACGCCGTCATCCGCTTTCGGCATGTCGAGAACAACGAGGTGATCGAGCATCGGGTGAGCGGACACGAGTTCCGGGTCGTCGACATCCCGCCGGGGTACGTGCATTCGATCGAGAACGTGGGCACGACCGAACTCGTAACGCTCTTCTGGGCGAGCGAGATCTTCGATCCCCAGCGTCCCGACTGCTACTTCACAAACGTAATCCGCTGA
- a CDS encoding glycosyltransferase family 4 protein, translating into MARERVIWIVSEVFYPEETSTGHYMTRIAAGLSKTCRVKAICARPTYSRRGTRVPSHETWQGIEIFRCWSTALNKNVLPLRLVNLVTVTLGIFAVALRCFRRGDAVLVVTNPPSLPFLVYLAARMRGARCVLRVDDLYPEAMIIAGLVRNKGLTARLVNAATRWLYSRMSAIVVLGRDMAHRVHTKAHLAASRVVVIPNWSDSDEVRPALGARNALLLGLGLQTKFVVGYAGNLGPLQGIPFLVDCAEHLRGDTEVQFLFVGSGKMVPWLKEQISARDLSNITVVGQRPRSEQNDFLNACDVGLVSLVPGMAGVGVPSRSYNLLAAGKPILACVETDSEIAQLIVDERVGWIVAPGDHGAFRKAVLAAKADRPSLIEMGRRARSAAEGKYSFETIIRRYEQVLVAPLPSGSRSEAGVVSSSL; encoded by the coding sequence GTGGCTCGCGAACGCGTCATCTGGATTGTCTCGGAAGTCTTCTATCCGGAGGAGACGTCGACGGGGCACTACATGACCCGCATTGCAGCGGGTCTCTCGAAAACGTGCCGGGTCAAGGCCATCTGCGCACGACCAACATACAGCCGCCGCGGTACAAGGGTGCCAAGCCACGAGACTTGGCAGGGTATCGAGATATTCCGCTGCTGGTCTACCGCACTTAATAAAAACGTTCTTCCGCTTCGCCTCGTTAACCTCGTGACGGTGACGCTGGGCATCTTCGCCGTCGCTCTGCGCTGCTTCCGTCGCGGCGACGCAGTTCTTGTCGTAACAAACCCGCCTTCTTTGCCGTTCCTCGTCTACCTGGCTGCGCGAATGCGGGGTGCCCGGTGCGTGCTGCGGGTTGACGATCTCTACCCCGAGGCGATGATTATCGCAGGGTTGGTTCGCAACAAAGGCCTGACGGCACGGTTAGTAAATGCCGCGACTCGGTGGCTATATAGTCGCATGAGCGCCATCGTTGTGCTGGGTCGTGATATGGCACATCGGGTACATACGAAGGCCCATTTAGCGGCGAGTCGGGTGGTTGTTATCCCCAACTGGTCTGACTCTGACGAGGTGCGGCCGGCCCTTGGGGCAAGGAATGCTCTACTATTGGGCCTCGGATTGCAGACGAAGTTTGTGGTTGGGTATGCAGGAAATCTAGGTCCGCTCCAAGGTATTCCGTTCTTGGTAGACTGCGCTGAGCACCTGCGTGGCGATACAGAAGTCCAGTTCTTGTTTGTCGGTAGTGGCAAGATGGTGCCTTGGCTTAAGGAGCAAATTTCGGCCCGAGACCTCTCGAATATTACAGTGGTGGGGCAGCGCCCGCGCAGTGAGCAGAATGACTTTCTGAACGCTTGTGATGTTGGCCTTGTTTCGCTCGTGCCGGGAATGGCCGGGGTTGGGGTTCCTAGCCGATCGTATAACCTGCTTGCTGCAGGGAAGCCGATATTGGCCTGTGTCGAGACCGACTCAGAGATCGCACAGCTCATCGTTGACGAACGAGTCGGCTGGATTGTCGCGCCCGGCGACCACGGTGCGTTTCGGAAAGCCGTACTGGCCGCGAAAGCGGATCGTCCTTCCCTGATAGAAATGGGAAGACGGGCGCGTAGTGCGGCCGAAGGAAAGTATTCATTCGAAACGATCATTCGCCGTTACGAGCAGGTGTTGGTAGCTCCTCTCCCCAGTGGCAGCCGCTCCGAAGCCGGAGTGGTGTCGTCGTCCCTATGA
- the wecB gene encoding UDP-N-acetylglucosamine 2-epimerase (non-hydrolyzing), whose amino-acid sequence MKVMTILGTRPEIIRLSRVLAALDRHFEHVLVHTGQNYDYELNQVFFEDMELRKPDHFLDAAGGSAMETVGNIIARTDALLGTVNPDAILVLGDTNSCLAAYPAKRRKVPVFHMEAGNRCFDQRVPEEINRKIVDHISDMNLCYSDISRDYLLREGLPPDRVIKTGSPMFEVLQHYRPKIDASDVLQRLNLKAGEFFVVSSHREENVDSPRQLAGLAEILNGLATDYGARVIMSTHPRTRKRFDAAGIKLDPRVELLKPLGFSDYVKLQLEARASLSDSGTITEESSILNFPALNLREAHERPEGMEEASVMMVGMSYAAVRDGLAILAKQPRGENRLLRIVGDYSMPNVSEKVARIILSYTAYVNRVVWKKADR is encoded by the coding sequence ATGAAAGTAATGACCATTTTGGGCACGCGGCCGGAGATCATCCGGCTGTCGCGCGTGCTCGCCGCGCTGGACCGACATTTCGAGCACGTGCTCGTGCACACGGGCCAGAACTACGACTACGAACTGAACCAGGTCTTCTTCGAGGACATGGAGCTGCGGAAGCCGGACCACTTCCTCGATGCGGCCGGCGGCTCGGCGATGGAGACGGTCGGCAATATCATTGCGCGGACCGACGCCCTGCTCGGCACGGTCAACCCGGACGCGATTCTCGTCCTGGGTGACACCAACAGCTGCCTGGCCGCGTATCCGGCAAAACGCCGCAAGGTGCCGGTCTTCCACATGGAGGCCGGAAACCGGTGCTTCGACCAGCGCGTTCCCGAGGAGATCAATCGGAAGATTGTCGATCACATCTCCGACATGAACCTCTGCTACAGCGACATCTCGCGGGACTATCTCCTGCGCGAGGGGCTGCCGCCGGACCGGGTGATCAAGACGGGCAGCCCGATGTTCGAGGTACTGCAGCACTATCGTCCCAAGATCGACGCCTCCGATGTCCTGCAGCGGCTCAACCTCAAGGCCGGCGAGTTCTTCGTCGTGAGCTCGCACCGCGAGGAGAACGTGGATTCCCCGCGTCAGCTCGCCGGTCTCGCCGAGATCCTCAACGGATTGGCGACCGACTACGGCGCGCGCGTGATCATGTCCACGCACCCCCGGACGCGGAAGCGCTTCGACGCGGCTGGGATCAAGCTCGATCCCCGCGTCGAGCTGCTGAAGCCGCTGGGCTTCTCGGACTACGTGAAGCTGCAGCTGGAGGCGCGCGCGAGCCTGTCGGACAGCGGAACGATCACGGAGGAGTCCTCGATCCTGAACTTCCCCGCGCTGAATCTGCGCGAGGCGCACGAACGTCCGGAGGGCATGGAGGAGGCGAGCGTCATGATGGTCGGCATGTCGTACGCGGCCGTCCGCGACGGCCTGGCCATTCTCGCGAAGCAGCCCCGCGGGGAGAACCGCCTGCTCCGGATCGTCGGCGACTACTCCATGCCGAACGTCTCCGAGAAGGTTGCGCGTATCATCCTCAGCTATACGGCCTATGTGAACCGGGTGGTGTGGAAGAAGGCTGATCGTTGA
- the rfbB gene encoding dTDP-glucose 4,6-dehydratase, whose amino-acid sequence MQILVTGGCGFIGSNFIRQRLLERGSAVTRIVNLDALTYAGNPANLADLASDPRYVFAHGSIGDTELVSRLLAEHQIDAVVNFAAESHVDRSIDSPEPFVQTNVVGTLRLLNATRLYWAKLPTAKKDAFRFLHVSTDEVYGTLGPKDPAFTEETPFAPNSPYAASKAASDHLVRSYQHTFHLPTLTTNCSNNYGPYHFPEKLIPLMILNALEGKPLPVYGDGQQIRDWLYVEDHAAAIWLVLRQGRVGETYNIGGLNEQPNLEIVQRICALLDRKSPRADGRSYTTQITHVADRPGHDRRYSIDCTKLQRELGWAPKESFATGIEKTVDWYLNHRAWAADITSKKYARERLGVA is encoded by the coding sequence ATGCAGATTCTCGTCACCGGCGGCTGTGGGTTTATTGGGTCGAATTTCATTCGTCAGCGGTTGCTCGAGCGCGGGTCCGCGGTCACGCGGATCGTCAACCTCGATGCGCTGACGTACGCCGGCAACCCCGCCAACCTGGCGGATCTCGCGTCGGATCCGCGGTACGTCTTCGCCCACGGCAGCATCGGCGACACCGAGCTCGTCAGCCGGCTCCTCGCCGAGCACCAAATCGATGCCGTCGTGAACTTCGCCGCCGAGTCGCACGTCGACCGCTCGATCGATTCCCCCGAGCCGTTCGTCCAGACCAACGTCGTCGGCACGCTGCGGCTCCTGAACGCCACGCGGCTCTACTGGGCCAAGCTGCCCACCGCGAAGAAGGACGCCTTCCGCTTCCTGCACGTCTCGACCGACGAGGTTTACGGCACGCTCGGGCCCAAGGATCCGGCGTTTACCGAGGAGACGCCCTTCGCGCCCAACTCGCCGTACGCGGCGTCCAAGGCCGCCAGCGATCACCTGGTTCGCTCGTACCAGCACACGTTTCACCTGCCGACGCTGACGACGAACTGCTCGAACAACTACGGGCCGTACCACTTTCCCGAGAAGCTGATCCCGCTGATGATCCTCAACGCCCTCGAGGGCAAACCGCTGCCGGTGTACGGTGACGGCCAGCAGATCCGGGACTGGCTCTACGTCGAGGACCACGCGGCCGCCATCTGGCTCGTGCTGCGCCAAGGTCGCGTCGGCGAGACCTACAACATCGGCGGGCTCAACGAGCAGCCGAATCTCGAAATCGTGCAGCGGATCTGCGCGCTGCTCGACCGCAAATCCCCGCGCGCCGACGGCCGCAGCTACACCACGCAGATCACGCATGTGGCCGACCGGCCCGGCCACGACCGTCGCTACTCGATCGACTGCACGAAACTCCAGCGCGAGCTCGGTTGGGCCCCGAAGGAATCCTTCGCGACGGGCATCGAGAAGACCGTCGACTGGTACCTGAATCACCGCGCTTGGGCGGCCGACATCACCTCGAAGAAGTACGCCCGAGAGCGCCTTGGCGTCGCCTGA
- a CDS encoding glycosyltransferase family 4 protein has translation MSANIRVLLLMNRIASYRVACYNLIAKKVDLTIGYTDKDDDPRQGDYNRICLPTWRIGHWRIQKPGFRSLCKQYDVVIFVGDLHSVNYCLLPWMGGPFKTAVWCMGIRASYTKIYDIKRRHTIIDWVYGLMLRKSDACIFYMKEPLKFWGDAIDYNKVFVAINTVPVSYVDHCTPRKNVLFVGTLYRGKGIERLLNVYNQVLLDGLLPPHLDIVGDGEEREALEGKVKNSALCDYISFHGAIYDEDVLGRLFATAIVCVSPGQAGLTVLKSMGYGVPFVTSEGAITGGEILNIVHGYNGMILSNDEDWRRLVVQITTTPEVFGEMGRRAREYYLKSATTEKMASGVLSAIEYTLVAHP, from the coding sequence ATGAGCGCAAATATTAGAGTGCTTCTGCTGATGAATCGCATAGCCTCGTATCGCGTGGCGTGCTATAATCTTATCGCAAAAAAAGTCGATTTAACCATTGGTTATACAGATAAAGATGACGATCCGAGGCAGGGTGATTATAATCGCATCTGTTTGCCTACTTGGAGGATTGGCCACTGGCGTATTCAAAAGCCAGGATTTAGATCGCTGTGTAAGCAGTATGATGTCGTCATTTTTGTTGGAGATCTTCATAGCGTGAATTACTGTCTTTTGCCCTGGATGGGTGGGCCGTTTAAAACAGCGGTCTGGTGTATGGGTATCCGGGCGTCATATACTAAAATATACGATATAAAGAGAAGGCATACGATTATTGATTGGGTGTATGGCCTAATGCTGAGAAAGTCCGATGCCTGTATTTTTTATATGAAGGAGCCCCTGAAATTTTGGGGTGATGCGATAGACTATAATAAGGTGTTCGTCGCTATAAATACAGTTCCGGTGTCGTATGTAGACCATTGCACTCCTAGGAAAAATGTGTTGTTTGTTGGAACGCTGTATAGAGGGAAGGGAATTGAACGTCTGTTGAATGTGTATAATCAAGTGCTGCTCGATGGACTGTTGCCTCCGCATCTCGATATTGTCGGCGACGGTGAGGAGCGCGAAGCGCTTGAGGGTAAAGTTAAAAATTCAGCCCTTTGCGATTATATAAGCTTTCACGGCGCAATATATGATGAAGATGTTCTCGGTCGATTGTTTGCTACGGCGATCGTCTGTGTTTCTCCGGGCCAGGCTGGACTCACTGTACTCAAATCAATGGGGTATGGAGTACCGTTTGTGACTTCTGAAGGTGCCATAACCGGCGGTGAGATATTAAATATTGTTCACGGATACAATGGCATGATTCTTTCAAACGACGAAGACTGGAGGCGGCTGGTCGTCCAGATTACTACCACCCCTGAGGTCTTTGGGGAGATGGGGAGGAGGGCTAGAGAGTACTACCTCAAAAGTGCTACCACTGAAAAGATGGCTAGCGGTGTACTTTCGGCCATTGAGTATACGTTGGTGGCGCATCCGTAG
- a CDS encoding sugar nucleotide-binding protein: MIYLLGGSGYVGQAYQALLQRKGIPFRNLRRAELDYTQRATLVEALRRDRPEFLINAAGYTGKPNVDACELHKAECLFGNAVLPGTIAEACAEAGVPWGHVSSGCIYSGARPDGSGFTEEDTPNFTFRTNHCSFYSGTKALGEEVLAGKPQVYVWRLRIPFNNIDNPRNYLTKLLRYPKLLEATNSISQLEEFVAATFACWEKRIPFGTYNVTNPGAITTHEVVELIRQSGVSRKDFVFFKSEDEFMHVAAKTPRSNCVMDSTKLARTGISLTPVREAVSAALRNWKADAVV, encoded by the coding sequence ATGATCTACCTGCTCGGAGGTTCCGGATACGTCGGCCAGGCCTACCAAGCGCTCCTGCAGCGCAAGGGCATCCCCTTTCGCAATCTCCGTCGCGCGGAGCTTGATTACACCCAGCGCGCCACGCTGGTGGAGGCGCTGCGCCGAGACCGGCCGGAGTTCCTGATCAATGCCGCCGGCTACACGGGCAAACCCAACGTCGACGCCTGCGAGCTGCACAAGGCCGAGTGCCTGTTCGGCAACGCCGTCCTCCCGGGCACGATCGCCGAAGCCTGCGCCGAAGCGGGCGTGCCGTGGGGCCATGTTTCCTCCGGCTGCATCTACAGCGGCGCACGGCCCGACGGCTCCGGGTTCACCGAGGAGGACACGCCCAACTTCACCTTCCGCACCAACCACTGCTCCTTCTATAGCGGCACCAAAGCGCTCGGGGAGGAGGTCCTGGCGGGCAAGCCGCAGGTGTACGTCTGGCGGCTGCGGATCCCGTTCAACAATATCGACAATCCGCGCAACTACCTGACGAAGCTCCTGCGCTACCCGAAGCTGCTCGAGGCCACCAATTCGATCTCGCAGCTCGAGGAGTTCGTCGCCGCCACCTTTGCCTGCTGGGAGAAGCGCATTCCGTTCGGCACGTACAACGTGACCAACCCCGGCGCCATCACCACGCACGAGGTGGTCGAGCTGATCCGCCAAAGCGGCGTCAGCCGGAAGGACTTCGTCTTCTTCAAGAGCGAGGACGAATTCATGCACGTCGCCGCGAAGACCCCGCGTTCCAACTGCGTGATGGACTCCACCAAGCTCGCCCGCACCGGCATCTCCCTCACCCCCGTCCGCGAAGCCGTCTCCGCCGCCCTTCGCAACTGGAAGGCGGACGCGGTTGTTTGA
- a CDS encoding NAD(P)-dependent oxidoreductase: MMSARMLVTGAKGWIGRHVAFEAGKAGHSVTALDMPPAAAGAWADYRVADIQNDSVLALAGDVAVRGARAIIHCAGYAHRPRETPEEVARFDAINRQGTARVLELARRAGIPRVVYLSSIAFYDWSSGAEMGEEDALATPTAYAKSKLDGEMLCRESGLDWRVARLGTVFGAGDRANFSKLAGAMAKRRFVVPGAGTARKSVLPVTLAAELLVDLALRDDVPERLVNLALPEAPTLGEICGAFSQACGFPAAPRVPLPILRAAAFAGDMIDRVKPGFPLTSVNVRKLTQSTVVKTERMQRVWPNRQWPTFAEALAPAAEYYRSL; encoded by the coding sequence ATGATGTCTGCGCGGATGTTGGTTACAGGCGCCAAGGGCTGGATCGGTCGGCATGTTGCGTTTGAGGCGGGCAAAGCCGGCCACTCGGTTACTGCACTCGATATGCCGCCGGCTGCCGCGGGCGCGTGGGCTGATTACCGGGTTGCGGATATCCAGAATGACTCCGTGCTCGCCTTGGCTGGTGACGTAGCCGTCCGCGGGGCTCGTGCGATCATCCACTGTGCAGGCTACGCGCACCGGCCGCGGGAGACGCCGGAAGAGGTGGCGCGGTTCGATGCGATTAACCGGCAGGGGACGGCGCGGGTGCTGGAGTTGGCGCGGCGGGCGGGGATTCCGCGCGTGGTGTATCTGAGTTCCATCGCGTTCTATGACTGGAGCTCTGGCGCGGAAATGGGGGAGGAGGACGCGCTGGCGACGCCGACGGCGTATGCCAAGTCCAAGCTCGATGGGGAGATGCTGTGCCGGGAGTCCGGACTCGACTGGCGCGTGGCGCGGCTGGGTACCGTCTTCGGCGCGGGGGATCGGGCCAATTTCTCCAAGCTCGCTGGTGCGATGGCCAAGCGTCGGTTCGTCGTCCCTGGCGCCGGCACCGCGCGGAAGAGTGTGCTGCCCGTGACGCTCGCCGCCGAGCTGCTGGTCGATCTCGCCCTGCGCGACGACGTGCCCGAGCGGCTCGTCAACCTGGCGCTGCCCGAAGCGCCGACGTTGGGCGAGATTTGTGGCGCATTCTCGCAGGCGTGCGGCTTCCCGGCGGCGCCGCGGGTGCCGTTGCCGATCCTCCGCGCCGCCGCGTTCGCCGGCGACATGATCGACCGCGTGAAACCAGGCTTCCCGCTTACGTCCGTGAACGTCCGCAAGCTCACCCAGTCCACCGTCGTGAAGACCGAGCGCATGCAGCGCGTCTGGCCCAACCGCCAATGGCCGACCTTCGCCGAGGCGCTGGCCCCCGCGGCAGAGTATTACCGCAGCCTGTGA
- a CDS encoding polysaccharide biosynthesis protein produces the protein MFQNRKLLITGGTGSFGNAVLRRFVSTDIEEIRIFSRDEKKQDDMRRQYASTRVKFYIGDVRNIDSLQQAMAGVDFVFHAAALKQVPSCEFYPMEAVRTNVMGTDNMLQAAYDNGVKRVVVLSTDKAAYPINAMGISKAMMEKVMVARSRVAAERGLVFCGTRYGNVMASRGSVIPLFLEQIEQGKPLTITEPEMTRFMMTLAGAVDLVLYAFENAKPGDLFVQKAPAATIGVLAEAIKRLLKADNPVKVIGTRHGEKQYETLLTQEEMARSEDLGDYFRVSSDNRDLNYNLYFSQGSSKPAEVESYHSHNTRRLNVEQMMDLLLELEEIRDAMRTRGIPVPEKYLAHA, from the coding sequence ATGTTTCAAAATCGAAAGTTGCTGATCACTGGCGGTACCGGAAGCTTTGGAAATGCTGTATTGAGGCGTTTCGTGAGTACCGACATAGAAGAGATTCGCATATTTTCTCGTGATGAAAAGAAGCAGGATGATATGCGACGCCAATATGCGTCTACACGCGTTAAGTTTTATATTGGGGATGTTAGAAATATTGATAGCCTTCAGCAAGCGATGGCGGGGGTGGATTTTGTCTTTCACGCGGCGGCGCTGAAGCAGGTGCCGTCGTGCGAGTTCTATCCGATGGAGGCGGTGCGGACGAATGTGATGGGCACCGACAATATGCTGCAGGCCGCTTATGATAATGGGGTGAAGCGGGTCGTCGTGCTCAGTACGGACAAGGCTGCTTACCCGATCAACGCCATGGGCATCTCCAAGGCCATGATGGAGAAGGTCATGGTCGCGCGGTCGCGGGTGGCGGCGGAGCGGGGCCTGGTCTTCTGCGGGACCCGCTACGGCAATGTCATGGCGTCGCGCGGGTCGGTGATCCCGCTGTTCTTGGAACAGATCGAGCAGGGGAAGCCGCTCACGATCACCGAGCCCGAGATGACGCGCTTCATGATGACGCTCGCCGGCGCGGTGGACCTCGTGCTGTACGCGTTCGAGAATGCGAAGCCGGGTGACTTGTTCGTCCAAAAGGCTCCCGCCGCCACGATCGGCGTCCTGGCCGAGGCGATCAAGCGGCTGCTCAAGGCTGATAATCCGGTCAAGGTCATCGGCACGCGCCACGGTGAAAAGCAGTACGAGACATTGCTCACCCAGGAGGAGATGGCCCGATCCGAGGACTTGGGAGACTACTTCCGCGTTTCGTCCGACAACCGCGACCTGAACTACAATCTGTATTTCTCCCAGGGTTCGTCGAAGCCGGCCGAAGTCGAAAGCTACCACTCGCACAACACCCGCCGGCTGAACGTCGAACAGATGATGGATCTGCTGCTGGAGTTGGAAGAGATCCGGGACGCCATGCGCACGCGGGGGATTCCGGTTCCGGAGAAGTACCTGGCCCACGCCTAA
- the rfbA gene encoding glucose-1-phosphate thymidylyltransferase RfbA yields the protein MRSDPAITPQPQSLPAAPRRGIILAGGSGTRLYPLTIAVSKQLMPVYDKPMVYYPLSVLMLAGIREVLVISTPQDLPLFERLLGTGENLGLKLSYAAQPKPEGLAQAFHIAEEVGFLKKEPAALVLGDNLFYGHDLVKSLGHAAGRQEGATIFGYHVADPKSYGVVEFAPDGRVLSLEEKPAQPKSNYAIPGIYFYDRDVVAFSRRLQPSKRGELEITDLNRLYLEAGRLHVEILGRGTAWLDTGTHESLLDAGQFVSVIESRQGLKIACLEEIAWRQGWIDRAALEANIARLGKSSYGGYLRRIAEEEE from the coding sequence ATGCGCTCCGATCCCGCGATCACCCCTCAGCCCCAATCGCTGCCTGCCGCCCCGCGTCGCGGAATCATCCTCGCCGGCGGTTCGGGCACGCGGCTGTACCCGCTGACGATCGCCGTCAGCAAGCAGCTGATGCCGGTGTACGATAAACCGATGGTGTACTACCCGCTGTCCGTGCTGATGCTCGCCGGCATCCGCGAGGTGCTCGTGATCTCCACGCCGCAGGACCTGCCGCTGTTCGAGCGGCTGCTCGGCACCGGCGAGAATCTCGGCCTCAAGCTGAGCTACGCCGCGCAACCCAAGCCTGAGGGACTCGCCCAGGCATTCCACATCGCTGAGGAGGTGGGCTTCCTTAAGAAAGAGCCCGCAGCGCTCGTGCTGGGTGACAATCTCTTCTACGGCCACGACCTCGTTAAGTCGCTCGGCCACGCAGCCGGACGGCAGGAAGGCGCGACGATCTTCGGTTACCACGTTGCCGACCCCAAGAGCTACGGCGTCGTCGAGTTCGCGCCGGACGGCCGCGTGCTCTCGCTGGAGGAAAAGCCGGCGCAACCGAAATCCAACTACGCGATCCCCGGCATCTATTTCTACGACCGTGACGTCGTGGCGTTCTCCCGCCGGCTGCAGCCCTCGAAGCGCGGCGAGCTCGAGATCACCGACCTCAACCGGCTCTACCTCGAGGCCGGCCGGCTACACGTCGAGATCCTCGGGCGCGGCACCGCGTGGCTCGACACCGGGACGCACGAGTCGCTGCTCGATGCAGGCCAGTTTGTGAGCGTCATCGAGAGCCGTCAGGGCCTGAAGATCGCCTGCCTCGAGGAGATCGCCTGGCGCCAGGGCTGGATCGATCGCGCCGCGCTCGAGGCGAACATCGCCCGCCTCGGCAAATCCAGCTACGGCGGCTACCTCCGTCGCATCGCCGAGGAGGAAGAGTGA